The proteins below are encoded in one region of Solidesulfovibrio fructosivorans JJ]:
- the nifK gene encoding nitrogenase molybdenum-iron protein subunit beta — translation MALLRHTTGEIKERKALTVNPAKTCQPIGAMYAALGVHNCFPHSHGSQGCCAYHRSTLTRHYKEPIVAGTSSFTEGSSVFGGQSNLITAIDNIFTLYDPEIIAVHTTCLSETIGDDLMQISQKAKDDGKVPEGKVLIYASTPSYVGTHITGYSNMVKGILKGFAAKTGTPNGKLNIIPGFCEPSDMAEVRRLCAMMGIDIIMVPDTNGVVNGPLTGKYEMFPKGGATREEIASMGDSMGTVGLGRWATTDGVNFLDAEFKVPGTILGMPIGLQATDRFIETLHKLTGKPVPEAITFERGQMVDIISDYDQYLYGKKVALAGDPDQLLPLVELIVTLGMIPAYVVSGTAGKYFDDRMAELTKDVPYDCKYKCGPLADMYLLHQWIKNDPVDLLIGNTYLKYIARDEDIPLLRHGFPILDRMGHQYFPTFGYTGGMRLLEKILAAIMDRQDRDAPETRFELQM, via the coding sequence ATGGCTCTCCTCAGACATACCACCGGCGAGATCAAGGAACGCAAGGCGCTCACCGTCAACCCGGCCAAGACCTGCCAGCCCATCGGCGCCATGTATGCCGCGCTCGGGGTGCACAATTGCTTCCCCCACAGCCACGGCTCCCAGGGCTGCTGCGCCTACCACCGCTCCACCCTGACCCGCCATTACAAGGAGCCCATCGTCGCCGGCACCTCGTCGTTCACCGAAGGCTCCTCGGTCTTCGGCGGCCAGTCGAACCTGATCACGGCCATCGACAACATCTTCACCCTCTACGACCCCGAAATCATCGCGGTCCACACCACCTGCCTGTCGGAGACCATCGGCGACGACCTGATGCAGATCTCCCAAAAGGCCAAGGACGACGGCAAGGTGCCCGAGGGCAAGGTCCTCATCTACGCCAGCACCCCGAGCTATGTCGGCACCCACATCACGGGCTACTCCAACATGGTCAAGGGCATCCTCAAGGGCTTCGCCGCCAAGACCGGCACGCCCAACGGGAAGCTCAACATCATCCCCGGCTTCTGCGAGCCCTCGGACATGGCCGAAGTCCGCCGCCTGTGCGCGATGATGGGCATCGACATCATCATGGTCCCGGACACCAACGGCGTGGTCAACGGCCCGCTCACCGGCAAGTACGAGATGTTCCCCAAGGGCGGCGCCACCAGGGAAGAGATCGCTTCCATGGGCGACTCCATGGGCACCGTCGGCCTGGGCCGGTGGGCCACCACCGACGGCGTCAACTTCCTGGACGCCGAGTTCAAGGTGCCCGGCACCATCCTTGGCATGCCAATCGGCCTCCAGGCCACGGACCGGTTCATCGAGACCCTGCACAAGCTGACCGGCAAGCCGGTCCCCGAGGCCATCACCTTCGAGCGCGGCCAGATGGTCGACATCATCTCCGACTACGACCAGTACCTCTACGGCAAGAAGGTGGCCCTGGCCGGCGATCCGGATCAGCTGCTGCCCCTGGTCGAGCTGATCGTCACCCTGGGCATGATCCCGGCCTACGTCGTGTCCGGCACGGCCGGCAAGTACTTCGATGACCGCATGGCCGAGCTGACCAAGGACGTGCCCTACGACTGCAAGTACAAGTGCGGTCCCCTGGCCGACATGTACCTGCTGCACCAGTGGATCAAAAACGATCCGGTCGACCTGCTCATCGGCAACACCTACCTCAAGTACATCGCCCGCGACGAGGACATCCCACTGCTGCGCCACGGCTTCCCGATCCTCGACCGCATGGGGCACCAGTACTTCCCGACCTTCGGCTACACCGGCGGCATGCGCCTTCTGGAGAAAATCCTGGCCGCCATCATGGACCGCCAGGACCGCGACGCCCCCGAGACCCGCTTCGAACTGCAGATGTAA
- a CDS encoding (2Fe-2S) ferredoxin domain-containing protein gives MAIEKPQYLINVCASFRVKGEAKGICHKKGSHNLMGYFEEGVLDRGIDARIVSTGCMKQCEEGPIVVVMPENWWYRGIDSEDKVDEILDALENGEACEEHLLP, from the coding sequence ATGGCCATCGAAAAGCCGCAATACTTGATCAACGTCTGCGCGAGCTTTCGCGTCAAAGGCGAGGCCAAGGGCATCTGCCACAAAAAAGGCTCGCACAACCTGATGGGATACTTCGAAGAGGGTGTGCTCGACCGGGGCATCGACGCCCGAATCGTCAGCACCGGCTGCATGAAACAGTGCGAGGAAGGCCCCATTGTGGTCGTGATGCCCGAGAACTGGTGGTACCGGGGCATCGACAGCGAGGACAAGGTGGACGAGATCCTGGACGCCCTGGAAAACGGCGAGGCCTGCGAGGAACATCTGCTCCCCTAA